In the genome of Acidobacteriota bacterium, the window ATCACCTGCAGCAGGATGTTGTAGATGTCGGGATGCGCCTTCTCGATCTCGTCGAGCAGCAGCACGGCGTACGGGTGCTGCCGCACCGCGTCGACGAGCAGGCCGCCCTGCTCGAAGCCGACGTAGCCCGGCGGAGCGCCGATGAGGCGCGCCACCGCGTGCTTCTCCATGTACTCGCTCATGTCGAAGCGGAGGAACTCGTTGCCGAGGTGCAGCGCGAGTTGCTTCGCGAGCTCGGTCTTGCCGACGCCGGTCGGCCCGGTGAACAGGAAGCAGCCCGCCGGCCGATCGGGCTGCCCGAGTCCGGCCCGGGCGCGCTTGATCGCGCCGGCCACCGCGTGCACCGCTTCGTCCTGGCCGAAGACGACCCGGCGCAGCGACTCCTCGAGCGTCCTGAGCCGCTGCTTGTCGGACGCGTTGGCCTGCTTCTCGGGAATGCGGGCCATACGGGCCACCACCTGCTCGACCTCGGCGACGTCGGCCCGAACCTTCGGCCCGGGCGGCGGTTCGCCTTCGGCCGGCCCTGCCGGGGTCGGCGTCGCGGTGGCCGAAATCGCGGCCACGGCGGCCGCCGGCTGGCCTAGGTTCTCCACCGCCGCGCGATCGGCCGGCGCGGTCGCGGCCCGCCGCAGGCGCAGCATGGCGCCGACCTCGTCGAGGATGTCGATGGCGCTGTCGGGCAGCTTCGACTCGCGCAGGTGGCGGCTCGCCAGCTTGACCGCTGCGTCGATGGCGGCGTCGGTGTACTCGACGTGGTGGTGTTCTTCGTACCGCGACCGCAGTCCCTGCAGGATCCTGATGGACTCTTCGGCCGTCGGCTCCTCGATCACGACTTTCTGCAGCCGCCGCGCGAGTGCGCGGTCCTTCTCGATGTGCTTGAACTCCTCGAAGGTGGTCGACCCGATCACGCGAAGGTCGCCGGCTGCCAGCACCGGCTTGATCAGCGTCGCGAGGTCCATCGTGCCGCCGGTCGTGGCGCCCGCGCCGACGGTCGAGTGAATCTCGTCGATGAAGAGAATGGGACGCTCGCGACGGCCGAGCGCGGCGACCACCGCCTTGAATCGCTCCTCGAAGTCGCCTCGGAAGCGCGTGCCCGCGAGCAGGGCCGTCGTGTCGAGCGCGAAGACCTCCGCGCCGCGCAGCAGGTCGGGGACCTCCTCGCCGGTGAGCCGCATCGCGAGGCCTTCGGCCATCGCCGTCTTTCCCACCCCGGGGTCGCCGACGAACACCGGGTTGTTCTTCCGCCGGCGGCACAGGATCTCCATCGTCCGCTGCAGTTCGACGCTGCGGCCGATGAGCGGATCGAGCACGCCCGCTCTCGCCCGCGCCGTGAGGCTCTGCGTGTAGGCCCCGAGCGGATCCCGGGCCGTCGCCGGGCCTTCCTCGCCGGCGCCGCCTGGTGCCGGACCCTCGTCGGCACGCCCGCCGCCCTCGTCGGGCAGGGGCACCTTGGCAATGCCGTGCGAGATGAAGTTGAGGACGTCGAGCCGCGTCACGCCCTGGCCGTCGAGCAACTGGGCGGCAAACGAGCGCGGCTGCTGCAGGAGCGCCGCGAGGAGGTCGCCGGCTTCGACCTCGCCCTTGCCCGCGCTCTGCACGTGCAGGACCGCCGTCTGCAGCACCCGGCGAAAGGCCAGCGTCTGGTCGGGCTCGCGCTCGCTGCCCCGCGCGTAGTGCTCGACGCTCTGGCGCAGGAACCGGTCGAGGTCGCCCCGCAGGCGCGGCAGGTCGACGCCGCAGGCGGTGAGCACCCGCTCGCCCTCCTGGTCGTGGGCCAGCACGTAGAGCAGGTGCTCGACGGTGAGGTGCGTGTGCCGCCGAGCGGTCGCCTCGCGGTAGGCGACGTTGAGCAGCAGCTCGACTGACGCGCTGAACATCGGGACGTCCTACTCCTCTTCCATGCTGGCCTTGAGGGGAAACCCCTCGCGGCGCGCCCACCCGTGCACGGTGTCGACCTTGGTCTCGGCGATGTCGAACGGGTAGAGCCCGCAGAGGCCCTGACCCGTCGTGTGGACCAGCATCATGATCCGGTACGACTCGGCGGGCGACTTGTTGAACACCGTCTCGAGCACCTCGACGACGAACTGCATCGTCGTGTAGTCGTCGTTGTGCAGGATGACCTTGTAGAGCTTCGGCTCCCGCGTATCGACGCGCGTCTGCTCGAGGACGCCGGTCTCCGTCCGCCGCTGTTCGCCCATGACCGTACATCCCATGATACGCCGGGGCGTTGACAGGGGAGGTCCCGGGCCCGGACAATCCGAGGTCGGCCACCAGCCGGCGCTAGGCCCGGTCATGCCGACCGCGGGCTCAGGGCCGGCGCGAAGCCTGCCCGGACGACACGACATGAACCAACTCGCTCCCGGTCTACGCTACGTCGACCTCGAGTACCTCGGGGTGCCCCAGGTCATCGCCACGGCCGTGCTCGGCGGCAGGGGGAACGTCGCGCTCGTGGACCCCGGACCGGCGGTCGCCCTGCCGATGCTCGAAAAGCAGCTCGCCGCCCTCGGGCTCGGCCTCGACGACGTGACCGCTCTCGTGCTGACGCACATCCACCTCGACCACGCCGGCGCGACCGGGACCATCGTGGCGCGGCGTCCCGACACGACCGTCTTCGTCCACGAGCGCGGGGCCCGGCACATGATCGACCCCACGAAGCTGCTCGACAGCGCCACGCGGCTCTATGGCAACGACATGGACCGGCTCTGGGGGGAGTTTCTCGCGGTGCCGGCGGCCAACGTCCGAGCCCTCGCGGGCGGCGAGTCGATCGAGGTCGGTGGGCGAGAGCTGGCCGTGGCGTACACGCCCGGGCACGCGTCGCATCACGTCAGCTACTTCGACGCGAAGAGCCGTATCGCCTTCTGCGGCGACACGGCGGGCGGCCGCATCGGCTCGGCCCGGTACGTGATGCCACCGACGCCGCCGCCCGACATCGACCTCGACCTGTGGAAGGCCAGTCTGGCCGCCATCCGATCGTGGCAGCCCGAGCGGCTGTTCCTCACGCATTTCGGTCCGAGCGACCATCCGGAGGCGCACCTCGACGAGCTGGCGACCCGCCTGGATCGCGTGGCCGGAATCGCTCGCGCGGCCCTTGAAGAGGGGCGCGACGACGAGGCGCAGGCCGACGCGTTCAGGCGCGACATGCGGGCGGAGCTCGGCCGGCACATGGCCGAGGCCGACGCGCAGCGCTACGAGCTCGCTATCCCGTTCGACCACTGCTTCTACGGGCTGGCGCGCTACTGGCGGAAGCGCGACGCCCTGTCGTAGCGCCGGGACGACCCGCGTCCGGAGCGCCGGGGCTTCAGATCCTATTGGGGGTCCAGGGGGCGACCTGCGGTACGTTGAGTTCCCGGCGGGAGATCCGGCCCGTCTGTCGTAGCGCGAGGGGCTTCAGCCCCTCGCGACCTCCGCCGGGGCCAAAGCCCCGGCGCTACGGAAGCCCCGGCGCGACCTGCGGCACCTCCGGCGTGACGAACGTGAGCCGCGCGACGCGCACCCGGCGCTCGGGGCTCGTCTCGGTCCACGCGGCGAGGATCCGGTCCCCCGACCGTGCAAGGCGAGGGTAGCCGCTCGCGCGGTCGGAGCTGATCGGCGTCACGACGGTCTCGTCGCCCAGGCGGCCGTCCGGCCACACGCGGCGGACGCGAAATTCCGACGTCCCGTCGTTGAACTCGATCCAGCCCACGAGCGCGGAGCCATCCGCCAGCAGCACGTTCGAGAGACGACCGAGCGGCACCCCGCCATCGACGCGCGTCGGCGCGGTCCACGCCCGCCCGGCGTCCTGCGAAAAGGCTATTCTCACCTCGGGGTCGGTGCCGACGGCCGTGAACCAGGCGAGGGCGACGACGTCGTCGCGGGCCGCGAGCGCCGGCCCGTTCACCGGGCAGGCTGGCATCTCCCAGTTGTCCTCGTGGACGGCGACCCCCTTCGTCCAGGCGCCGTGCTCGAAACGCGAGACGAAGATGTCGCGAATCTCGGTCTCTCCCCGGTCACGATAGGCGACGACAACGCCCCGGGGGGTGCGGACGGCGCTCGTCGGGCAGCACTCGCAGACCCGGTCGTCGAGCACCCAGTCGGGACCGGGGTTCCCGTCCCGGTCGAGGACGGTGGCCCGGAGGGTCATCGCCCCGGCCCCGTGGCCATGGCCACCATGCCCACCCGCCGTCATGTGGCGTCCGTCGAGCCAGGCCAGCCCCAAGGCACCGTCCGGCGTCTCGAAGAACGACGCGAAGCCGTGCTCGGTCTGGGTGCCGTCGCGATGCGGTGTGATCGGAGGCGACCAGGTGGCTCCTTCGTCTGCCGACGTGCGCAGGCGGACGTCGTAGGCGAACGTGCCCTCGCCGTTCTTCGCGAGCCAGTGCGCCGCGAGTCGGCCATCCGAGAGGGCGAAGATCGAGGGCACGTCGGCCCAGTTGACGAAGAAGTCGTCGCCCTCGGCGATCGTCCGTGCCGGCGACCACCCGGCGGTGTCGAGACGAGCCAGCCTGAAGCGGCTGGCAGGCCCATCTCCGCGCTCGACCCAACTGAGGAGGAAGCGGCCGCGTGGATCGACGGCGAGCTGGGGCTGACCGCTGCCCGGCGGCGCCGGGCTGTCGACTGGCTCGACCGTGAGACGGGCGTCGGGCGCCGGGTCGGCCCCATCCGGTCCGCTCGGTGCCGCGCCGCCGAGGAGCAGGCCGCCCGTCAGGGCGAGCGTCGCGCCGAGCGACCCCATGACAAGCGCAGACGAACGTTGACGCGCGATCACAGACATACGGCGCCTCGCTGAGGAGTTGAAGGGGAGTGCCCTGCGTGTGGGACAATAGCGCCCGTTCGCGCCGGTGGCAAGCCTGGAGGGGCGGATCCGGCTTCGGTCGGAGGGGCGGCGGCGCGGACACAGCGAGGGGCGCGATCGTGCACGATTTCGAGAAGCTCGGCGAGTTCTACCTGGGGCGGCGGTACGACCTCGACGCGCGTGCGCGCGGCGAGGCGCCAGTGCTGTACGACTCGCGCGACCTCGTGACCCACGGCATGATCATCGGGATGACGGGGAGCGGGAAGACCGGCCTCGGCATCGGGCTGCTCGAGGAGGCAGCCATCGACGGCGTGCCCGCGATTGCGATCGACCCCAAGGGCGACCTCGGCAATCTCCTCCTCACGTTCCCCTCGCTCGCGCCAGACGACTTCCGGCCCTGGATCAACGAGGACGAGGCCAGGCGAAGGGGCCTCGAGCCCGACGCTTACGCGGCCGACCAGGCCACGCTCTGGCAGAGGGGCCTCGCGGAGTGGGGCCAGGACGCGTCGCGGATCGCGAAGCTGCGCGACACGGCCGACCTCGTGGTTTACACGCCTGGCAGCAGCTCGGGCCGCTCGATTTCCATCCTGCGTTCGTTCGACGCGCCGCCGCCGGAGATCGTCGACGATTCGGAGCTCTTCGCCGAGCGTGTCAGCACTTCGGCCAGCGGCTTGCTCTCGCTCGCCGGCGTCGTGGCCGATCCAGTACGCAGCCGCGAGCACGTGCTGCTCTCGACGATCGTTGGTGAGGCGTGGCGGGCAGGCGAGTCACTCGATCTCGGGGCGCTCATCGCGCGCGTCATCACGCCGCCAATGGCGCGCGTCGGGGTGCTCGACATGGAGTCGTTCTACCCTTCGGCCCAGCGCTTCGATCTGGCGACGCGCCTGAACGGCCTGCTCGCTGCGCCCGCCTTTGCGTCGTGGCTCGAAGGCGAGCCGCTCGACGTCGGGCGCCTCCTGTACGCCCCGTCTGGCAAGCCGCGGATCGCCGTCGTGTCCATCGCGCACCTGGCGGACGCGGAACGCATGTTCTTCGTGTCGCTGCTGTTCAACCAGGTGCTCGGCTGGATGCGGCGTCAGCCCGGCACGACGAGCCTGCGCGCGCTGCTCTACATGGACGAAGTCGCGGGCTACATGCCTCCAGTCGCCAACCCGCCGTCGAAGCCGCCGCTGCTGACGCTGCTGAAACAGGCGCGCGCGTTTGGCCTCGGCGTCGTGCTCGCCACGCAGAATCCCGGCGATCTCGACTACAAGGGGCTGTCGAACCTCGGCACGTGGTGGATCGGACGGCTGCAGACCGACCGCGACAAGTCGAAGGTGCTTCAAGGGCTCGAAGGCGCGGCAGCGAGCGCGGCTGGCGGGTTCGACCGCACGGCGATGGACCGCATCCTCTCCGGGCTCGGCAAGCGGGTCTTCCTCCAGCACAACGTCCACGACGTGGCGCCGACCGTGTTCGAAACGCGCTGGTGCCTGTCGTACCTGCGCGGCCCGCTGACGCGCGATCAGATCCGGCAGTTGACACCGCGAGATGAGCCGCAGGCACCGGCCGAGCCCGTGCCCGCGGGCTCCGCCGCGACAACGACGAGCGCCGCGTTGCCGCCGCCGCCTCCAGCGGTGCCCGCCTCCGCACGGCCCGTGCTGCCGCCGGCGATCGCGCAGCTCTTCGTGTCGTCGCGGGGCCGCGCCGTCGTGCACTACGAGCCACGCCTGCTCGTGGCCGGCCAGATCGGGTTCTCGGACGCACGCCACGACGTGCGCGAGGTGCGCGATCTCGTGGTCTCGGTGCCGATCGCGGACGGCCCGCTGCCGATCGACTGGACCCGGGCCTCGACGCTCGACGTCTCGCTCGCCGATCTCGACACCGAGCCGATGCCCGCTGCGACGTTTGCCGCGCCGGCCTCGCCGGCCATGCAGCCGAAGAACTACGCCGCCTGGGAGAAGGAGTTCGTGCGCTGGGCCGCCGACACCCAGGTGGTCGAGCTCTTCCGCCACCCCGGGCTGAAGCTCGTCTCGCGGCCTGGGGAAGACGAGCGCGAGTTCCGCATTCGGTTGCAGCTCGCGGGTCACGAGAAGCGCGATGCCGACAAGGCGCGCATCGAGCAGAAGTATCAGCCACGCTTTCGCCAGCTCCAGCAGCGGCTGGCCACGGCCGAGACCCGGCACGCCCGCGAGGCGCAGCAGGCCCAGCAGCAGAAGCTGCAGACCGCGCTCAGCTTCGGCGCGACGATCGCCGGCGCGCTGTTCGGCAACCGCCGGGCGACCGTCGGCACCATCGGGCGCGCGACGACGGCCGCACGGGGCGTCGGCCGCAGCATGAAGGAGGCCCAGGACGTCAAGCGCGCCGAGGAGTCGGTCGAGGCCGTGCGAGCGGCGATCGCCTCGGCCGAGGCCGAGCTCGCCGCGGAGCTCGAGGCCATCGAGGCGGCCGCCGACTACGCGCGGGCGCCGCTCGAAACGGTGGTGGTCCGCCCGAAGCGCACACAGATCGTGGTCAGGAAGACGGCGCTCGCCTGGGTGCCGTCGGACGTCGCGTGAACGCGACCTATTCGGAAGGGGAAATCATGTCCGCATTGCCACTCTCCGGCTTCAACGGCCGACGCCGCGTCCCGCCCCCCGTCAACGAGCCCGTTCGGAGTTATGCCCCCGGCTCGCCCGAGAAGGCCGAGCTGAAGGCCCGCCTCGGCTCGATGGCGCAGGAGCGCATCGAGATCCCGCTCATGATCGGCGGGCAGGAGTACCGGACCGACCAGACGGCCCACTCGGTCATGCCGCACGACCACGGGCACGTCCTGGCCGACTACCACAAGGCCACGCCGGAGCTCGTGCAGAAGGCCATCGACTCGGCGCTCGAGGCCCAGCGCGAGTGGGCGAGCTGGCCGTGGGAGGATCGGATCGCGATCTTCCTCAAGGCAGCCGAGCTGCTCACCACGCGCTGGCGGGCCACGCTCAACGCCGCGACCATGCTCGGCCAGTCGAAGACCGTGTACCAGGCCGAGATCGACTCCGCCTGCGAGATCATCGACTTCTGGCGCTACAACTGCCACTTCGCGCAGGAGCTGTACGACGAGCAGCCGGTGAGCGACCACACGGCGTGGAACCAGCTCGATTACCGCGGCCTCGAGGGGTTCGTCTACGCCATCACGCCGTTCAACTTCACGGCCATCGGCGCCAACCTGCCGACCTCGCCCGCGATGATGGGCAACACCGTGGTGTGGAAGCCCGCGTCGAGCGCGATGTTGAGCGCCTACTACATCTACAAGCTGCTCGAAGAGGCGGGCCTCCCGCCGGGCGTCATCAACTTCGTCGCGGGCGACTCGAGCATGATCTCGAACGTCCTGCTCTCGAGCCGTGACCTCGCCGGCGTCCACTTCACCGGGAGCACGGGCGTCTTCAACTCGATGTGGAAGACCATCGGCAGCTCGATGTCGACCTACCGGGCCTACCCGCGCATCGTCGGCGAGACGGGCGGCAAGGACTTCATCGTCGCGCACCCCACGGCCGACCCGCAGGCGCTGGCAGTGGCGATGGTCCGCGGCGCGTTCGAGTACCAGGGCCAGAAGTGCTCGGCTGCGAGCCGGGCCTACATCCCGCAGTCGCTCTGGCCGACGGTGCGCGACGCCGCCGTCGGGATGATCGAGGACATCAAGATGGGCGATGTCCGCGACTTCCGCAACTTCATG includes:
- a CDS encoding AAA family ATPase; the protein is MFSASVELLLNVAYREATARRHTHLTVEHLLYVLAHDQEGERVLTACGVDLPRLRGDLDRFLRQSVEHYARGSEREPDQTLAFRRVLQTAVLHVQSAGKGEVEAGDLLAALLQQPRSFAAQLLDGQGVTRLDVLNFISHGIAKVPLPDEGGGRADEGPAPGGAGEEGPATARDPLGAYTQSLTARARAGVLDPLIGRSVELQRTMEILCRRRKNNPVFVGDPGVGKTAMAEGLAMRLTGEEVPDLLRGAEVFALDTTALLAGTRFRGDFEERFKAVVAALGRRERPILFIDEIHSTVGAGATTGGTMDLATLIKPVLAAGDLRVIGSTTFEEFKHIEKDRALARRLQKVVIEEPTAEESIRILQGLRSRYEEHHHVEYTDAAIDAAVKLASRHLRESKLPDSAIDILDEVGAMLRLRRAATAPADRAAVENLGQPAAAVAAISATATPTPAGPAEGEPPPGPKVRADVAEVEQVVARMARIPEKQANASDKQRLRTLEESLRRVVFGQDEAVHAVAGAIKRARAGLGQPDRPAGCFLFTGPTGVGKTELAKQLALHLGNEFLRFDMSEYMEKHAVARLIGAPPGYVGFEQGGLLVDAVRQHPYAVLLLDEIEKAHPDIYNILLQVMDHATLTDNNGRRADFRQVVLIMTSNAGSRELSAGTIGFAGGDGEGAEQRSRSRSKEAVERVFSPEFRNRLDAIVTFGHLTPEVMETIVEKFILQLEAQLAERKVAFELEPEARAWLAAKGYDPIYGARPLARVIQREVRDPLTDEILFGRLEHGGRVHIAVADDRLAFSFPDHVPAPDAGVSTT
- the pruA gene encoding L-glutamate gamma-semialdehyde dehydrogenase produces the protein MSALPLSGFNGRRRVPPPVNEPVRSYAPGSPEKAELKARLGSMAQERIEIPLMIGGQEYRTDQTAHSVMPHDHGHVLADYHKATPELVQKAIDSALEAQREWASWPWEDRIAIFLKAAELLTTRWRATLNAATMLGQSKTVYQAEIDSACEIIDFWRYNCHFAQELYDEQPVSDHTAWNQLDYRGLEGFVYAITPFNFTAIGANLPTSPAMMGNTVVWKPASSAMLSAYYIYKLLEEAGLPPGVINFVAGDSSMISNVLLSSRDLAGVHFTGSTGVFNSMWKTIGSSMSTYRAYPRIVGETGGKDFIVAHPTADPQALAVAMVRGAFEYQGQKCSAASRAYIPQSLWPTVRDAAVGMIEDIKMGDVRDFRNFMGAVIDKKAFQSISGYVEEARKSAKIVAGGGTDDSKGYFIQPTLVLAEDPGHRLLCEEIFGPVLTVHVYDDAKWVETLKLVDGTSPYALTGAVFANDRRAVREALSGLRNAAGNFYINDKPTGAVVGQQPFGGARGSGTNDKAGSKLNLVRWVNARTVKETFNSPRDYRYPFMAEE
- a CDS encoding glycoside hydrolase — encoded protein: MGSLGATLALTGGLLLGGAAPSGPDGADPAPDARLTVEPVDSPAPPGSGQPQLAVDPRGRFLLSWVERGDGPASRFRLARLDTAGWSPARTIAEGDDFFVNWADVPSIFALSDGRLAAHWLAKNGEGTFAYDVRLRTSADEGATWSPPITPHRDGTQTEHGFASFFETPDGALGLAWLDGRHMTAGGHGGHGHGAGAMTLRATVLDRDGNPGPDWVLDDRVCECCPTSAVRTPRGVVVAYRDRGETEIRDIFVSRFEHGAWTKGVAVHEDNWEMPACPVNGPALAARDDVVALAWFTAVGTDPEVRIAFSQDAGRAWTAPTRVDGGVPLGRLSNVLLADGSALVGWIEFNDGTSEFRVRRVWPDGRLGDETVVTPISSDRASGYPRLARSGDRILAAWTETSPERRVRVARLTFVTPEVPQVAPGLP
- a CDS encoding ATP-binding protein, translating into MHDFEKLGEFYLGRRYDLDARARGEAPVLYDSRDLVTHGMIIGMTGSGKTGLGIGLLEEAAIDGVPAIAIDPKGDLGNLLLTFPSLAPDDFRPWINEDEARRRGLEPDAYAADQATLWQRGLAEWGQDASRIAKLRDTADLVVYTPGSSSGRSISILRSFDAPPPEIVDDSELFAERVSTSASGLLSLAGVVADPVRSREHVLLSTIVGEAWRAGESLDLGALIARVITPPMARVGVLDMESFYPSAQRFDLATRLNGLLAAPAFASWLEGEPLDVGRLLYAPSGKPRIAVVSIAHLADAERMFFVSLLFNQVLGWMRRQPGTTSLRALLYMDEVAGYMPPVANPPSKPPLLTLLKQARAFGLGVVLATQNPGDLDYKGLSNLGTWWIGRLQTDRDKSKVLQGLEGAAASAAGGFDRTAMDRILSGLGKRVFLQHNVHDVAPTVFETRWCLSYLRGPLTRDQIRQLTPRDEPQAPAEPVPAGSAATTTSAALPPPPPAVPASARPVLPPAIAQLFVSSRGRAVVHYEPRLLVAGQIGFSDARHDVREVRDLVVSVPIADGPLPIDWTRASTLDVSLADLDTEPMPAATFAAPASPAMQPKNYAAWEKEFVRWAADTQVVELFRHPGLKLVSRPGEDEREFRIRLQLAGHEKRDADKARIEQKYQPRFRQLQQRLATAETRHAREAQQAQQQKLQTALSFGATIAGALFGNRRATVGTIGRATTAARGVGRSMKEAQDVKRAEESVEAVRAAIASAEAELAAELEAIEAAADYARAPLETVVVRPKRTQIVVRKTALAWVPSDVA
- a CDS encoding MBL fold metallo-hydrolase; protein product: MNQLAPGLRYVDLEYLGVPQVIATAVLGGRGNVALVDPGPAVALPMLEKQLAALGLGLDDVTALVLTHIHLDHAGATGTIVARRPDTTVFVHERGARHMIDPTKLLDSATRLYGNDMDRLWGEFLAVPAANVRALAGGESIEVGGRELAVAYTPGHASHHVSYFDAKSRIAFCGDTAGGRIGSARYVMPPTPPPDIDLDLWKASLAAIRSWQPERLFLTHFGPSDHPEAHLDELATRLDRVAGIARAALEEGRDDEAQADAFRRDMRAELGRHMAEADAQRYELAIPFDHCFYGLARYWRKRDALS
- a CDS encoding ATP-dependent Clp protease adaptor ClpS, which codes for MGEQRRTETGVLEQTRVDTREPKLYKVILHNDDYTTMQFVVEVLETVFNKSPAESYRIMMLVHTTGQGLCGLYPFDIAETKVDTVHGWARREGFPLKASMEEE